ACGCCTGCACGACGACGAGGGTGAGCAGCAGCGCGTCGAGTCCGATCGACGGGGCGAGCAGCAGGCCGGACATGCCCGCGAACGCCGAGCCGATCGCCCACGACCCGGCGCGGACGACGGTCGCGCTGCGGCCGGACTCGGAGAGCAGTTCGCCGTTGTCGACGACCGCGCGCATCGCGAGCCCGAGCGCGGTGAAGCGGAACAGCGCCGCGAGAGCGCCGACGCCGATCACCGCGATCACGAAGGTGATGAGCTGGTCGTAGCCGACCTGCACGTCGAACGCGGTGAACGTGTCCGACGGGAACGGGGTGTCCAGCGGCAGGGGAGTGATGCCGTACCGCAGCTGCAGCGCGCCCTGGATCGCGAGCACGACACCGACGGTCGCCACGACGCGGCGGGCGGTGGAGGCGTCGGCCAGTCGGCCCGCCATCCCGGCGAGCAGCAGCCCGCCGAGCGGGGCGACGACGCCCACCGCGAGGACCGCCGCGAGCGTCGCGGGCAGGCCCTGCAGGTCGCGCAGGTCGTAGAAGATGTAGGCCGTCGCGGCGCCGATCGCGCCGTGGCCGAAGTTGAAGATGCCCGAGGTCCGGTAGGTCAGCACGAGACCCGTGGCGGCGAGGCCGTACAGCGAGCCGGCGACCAGCCCGATGACGACGAAGGGCATCAGCCCGTCGATGCTCATCCGGCACACACCTCGCAACGGAGCAGGTTCCGCTCCTCGATCTCCGCGTCCGCCGTCGGCGCGACGCGCTTGCCCCGCACCAGCTGGCAGTCGGGCCGGTGCGCCCGGCGGGTGCCGTCGACCCGGACCCAACCGGTGTCGGCCTGACGCTCCGTCACCCGGACCGGGGCGGGCTCGCTCTCCAGGAACACGACCCAGCGGTGCAGGACGGCGCGGTGGCCGTGGAGCAGGAGCGCCCCGCCGCCACTGGCGAAGATCAGGAAGCCGACGATCGCGACCGACAGCCAGGTCAGCTGGTTGTCGACGTCCGCCGTCCGCCCGGCCGCGACCCAGGAGACGACGAGCAGGACCGTGCCGATCACCGCGCCGAGGACCGCGATGCGCAGCTGGGCCGGCGTCCAGGGCTCGTCCTGGCGACGCCGCCCTGTCCGCGGGGTGCGCGGGGGAGAGACCGGCCGGTCGGTCGTCACGGTCACGATGCCGGCTCGTCCACGCCTGTCCGTCGGGCCTGCTCCAGGGCGTCGAGCTTGCGCCACTCGTCGCGCAGGTCGGCCGAGATCCAGAGCATGCCGCCGAGGCCGAGCAGGAACAGGCCGCCGATCCCGCCGCTGATGATGTACGGCAGCTGCTGCGGCGTCAGTGCCTCGTTGGCCACGCCCCGCCAGCCGATCAGCAGGGCCAGGACCCCGAGGCCGACGCACACCCAGGCTCCGACGCGGTCCCACTGGGTACGCGCCCAGCGCAGGTAGGTCATGACGGGGTCCCCTTTGCGGCTGGGGCGCCGCCGAACACCCGGATCAGTTGCACCCAGGCGAGCAGGGCGGCACCGGCGAGCAGGAGTACGAGGTAGAAGCGACCGATGTCGAGGTCGGTGATCAGGGCACCGGGCGAACCGATGGCGGACACCACGTCGGTCGCGGGGAGCTGCGCCTGGCCCGGGGCGACGCCGGGGACCGCCCCGCCGGGGGCGGTGCCGGGCAGGACGCCCGGCGCGACCGCGCCGTCGACCGGGGCGCCGGTGCCCGGGGTGAGAGCCGGGGTCGTGCCGAGGTCGGGGCCGAGGCCGCCGGTCTGGGGCAGCGCCCGGTTGGTCACGCGTGCCGCGGTCTGACCGATCGTCACCTCGGCGATGACCCGCTCGAGACCGGAGGCGAGCTCCGGCGGCGCGGCCTGGATGCTGCGGATGCGGAGGCCGGCGCTGGTGATGCCGTCCTCGGTCTTCTCCGCGGGCAGGTACTGGATCGTCGTGCCCTGCGCGGCGAGCGCGTCGAGCAACGCGCGACCGGCGGCGGTCGCGGCGCTCAGGGCGCCGTCCGGGCCGGTCAGGGCGTCGGAGAGCGGCACGCGCTGACCGGCGATCGTCAACGCGGCGACGTCGAACGACGAGGTGAGTTCGATCTGCCCCGAGGGCAGGCGGCTCGCGGTCGCGGCGCTGCGGACGCCGTTGAGCACGAGTGCGTCGGAGAGGACGACGCTGGAACCGGCGACCTCGGCGCGGGCGGTCACGCGGTCGTCGGACGGGTCGCGGGTGACGCTCGCGAGGCCGGTGTTCGCGCCGTTCGCCGTCGAGCCGCGGGAGGTCGCGACGCCGCTGGTGGCCTCCAGGGTCACCGGCCCGGCCTGGACGCGCTTCTCCGGGACCGAGGGGAAATTGCTGGACGCGATCAACGGGTACGCCGGGACGACGTCGGACGTCGCGCCGCCGGTGAGACCGGCGATCAGGCCGGGGGCCAGGACCGCGGACTCGCTCGGGTACGGGTCGGACGCGAACGCCGTCGAGTTGCCGAGGGAGTTCAGCGAGGCCTGCGCGACCGAACCACCGGCGTCGACCAACTGGCCGAAGATCACGGGCGGCTCGGCGGTGAAGTTGACCGCAGCCAGCCGGGCGTCGGCGACGGCCTCGAAGGTGGAGTCGGCCCGCGCCGTGGGGCCGCCGAGGGCGAGCAGGCCGGTGCCGAGAGCGGCGACGGCCATCAAGGCGGCGCCGGATCTGATCCGCCGGAGAGCGAGCTGCGTCACAGGAAGGAGTGTACCCAGAAATCTCACCTGGTTTACTAGGTTCACGGAGTATCGGTGACCAGGGCGTTATCTCCACTACCCGGGTTTCGCGATGTACTCGGGCACACGCAGAAGGCGGTGGCATGGGACGCATCGAGGGCGGCTGGACGGTCGGGCCGCAGACCAACGTGGTGGACGTCGTCGCGGACGCCGCGCAGCGGTTCGGTGACCGCACGTGGTTGGAGCTCTCCGGCGTCGCGCACTCCTTCACCGAGGTCTGGGAGCGGTCGCTGCGCGTCGCGCGCGGGCTCCGCGACCTCGGCGTCGGCCCCGGCGACACCGTCGCCGCGGTGCTCGACACGTCCCTCGACGCCGTCGCCGTGTGGTTCGGCGCGAACGCCCTCGGGGCGATCTGGGTCCCGGTCAACACCGCCTACAAGGGCGAGTACCTCCGTCACCAGCTCGCGGACAGCGGGGCCGGCGTCGTCGTCGCGGAGCCGGACTACGCCGAGCGCGTCCTGGCCGTCGCCGCCGAGCTGCCCGAGCTGCGCGTCCTCGTCCAGCGGGGCGGGGAGATCCCGACGGGGTCGTCGGTGCGGGTCGAGCCGATCGCGGTGCTCACCGAGGTTGACGCGCTGTCCACCGACGACGCGGTGCGCCCCGCGCCCGGTGACCTGTCGCTGCTGATCTACACGTCCGGCACGACGGGGCCGTCCAAGGGCTGCATGCTCAGCCACAACTACGTCTGCAACGTCGCGCGCGGATCGATGCGCAACCGCGTCGCCAGCGACGTGCTGTGGTCCCCGCTGCCGCTGTTCCACCTCAACGCGGCGGCGACGACGGTGCTCGCCTCCGCGATGCTCGGCAACACCGCGGCGATCTTCCCACGGTTCTCGCTGTCGAACTTCTGGCCGGAGATCTCGCGCACCGGCGCGACCGTCGTGACGCTGCTCGGGATGATGATCCCGCTCATCGCGAAGATGGACGACACCCCCGAACTGCTGGCCTGCAAGGGGCAGATCCGCATCGCGGGTGGGGCGCCGTACACCCCGGAGACCGCGCAGATCTGGCACGAGCGTTTCGGCGCGCAACACGTCGGCAGCTCGGTGTTCGGTCTGACCGAGACGACGTTCCTGACCTGGACGCCCGAGGGTGTGAAGCATCCGTGGGGCTCGGCGGGGACGTACAACGACGACTTCGACGTCCGTATCTTCGACGACAACGACGACGAGCTCCCCGTCGGTGAGGTGGGGGAGATCGTCGCGCGGCCACTGCGGCCGTACGTCATGTTCTCCGGGTACTGGCGCCGGCCCGAGGCGACGCAGGCGGTCATGCGCAACATGTGGTTCCACACCGGGGACCTGGGTCGGTTCGACGAGAACGGGTGGTTGTGGTTCGTCGACCGCAAGAAGGACTACCTCCGCCGCGGCGGGGAGAACATCTCCTCGATGGAGGTCGAGGGCACGTTCCGCAAGCACCCGGCGGTCGCCGACGTCGCCGCGCACGCGGTGCCGAGTGACCTGTCCGAGGACGAGCTGAAGATCACCGTCGTCCTGAGGGAGGGTCAGACCCTCGACCCGGCCGAGCTGTGCCGCTGGTCGCTCGACAAGCTCCCGTACTTCGCGGTCCCGCGCTACATCGAGTTCCGCGACGACCTGCCGCGCAACCCCATGAACAAGGTGCTCAAGTACCAGCTCCGCGACGAGGGCGTCACCGCGACGACCTGGGACCGGAACACCTCCGACATCGTCCTGAGCAAGCGCTGATGAACCTCGAATCCCTGCGTTCCGCC
This sequence is a window from Sporichthya brevicatena. Protein-coding genes within it:
- a CDS encoding AMP-binding protein, whose product is MGRIEGGWTVGPQTNVVDVVADAAQRFGDRTWLELSGVAHSFTEVWERSLRVARGLRDLGVGPGDTVAAVLDTSLDAVAVWFGANALGAIWVPVNTAYKGEYLRHQLADSGAGVVVAEPDYAERVLAVAAELPELRVLVQRGGEIPTGSSVRVEPIAVLTEVDALSTDDAVRPAPGDLSLLIYTSGTTGPSKGCMLSHNYVCNVARGSMRNRVASDVLWSPLPLFHLNAAATTVLASAMLGNTAAIFPRFSLSNFWPEISRTGATVVTLLGMMIPLIAKMDDTPELLACKGQIRIAGGAPYTPETAQIWHERFGAQHVGSSVFGLTETTFLTWTPEGVKHPWGSAGTYNDDFDVRIFDDNDDELPVGEVGEIVARPLRPYVMFSGYWRRPEATQAVMRNMWFHTGDLGRFDENGWLWFVDRKKDYLRRGGENISSMEVEGTFRKHPAVADVAAHAVPSDLSEDELKITVVLREGQTLDPAELCRWSLDKLPYFAVPRYIEFRDDLPRNPMNKVLKYQLRDEGVTATTWDRNTSDIVLSKR